A genomic stretch from Pseudoliparis swirei isolate HS2019 ecotype Mariana Trench chromosome 18, NWPU_hadal_v1, whole genome shotgun sequence includes:
- the LOC130209099 gene encoding delta-type opioid receptor has protein sequence MLLLNFTGSEDLLGNSSNTGLGNVEQVLVPILDGLILVLGVGGHTVVIMILCGRRRNGRRHLGQSPQSSMTGTGTDILLLALSAADLLLLSMLPFHTAAIAMQRWPFGDFMCRLVSFLGSACSSASAFTLAVLAASRYLTVVRPARAFSLLSSRRVSIAAVLLWVPACCLAIPQLVFRFVGTQRRTPDSLACFAFIYHRDQLIYGLFHFLVAFLLPLVTIAVAYGSIYMFLLGRQHAGRAPQVERYQSKVTKTSAMLVLAFTLCWLPSYGLTLALLVDESSGATGASPRYGPFSVFARLMATSSTVINPILYVLMSQKFRQDLLRLFKRGGQGASVAIALAAA, from the coding sequence ATGTTGCTGTTGAACTTTACGGGTTCAGAGGATCTACTGGGGAACAGCAGCAACACTGGGCTGGGCAATGTGGAGCAGGTCCTCGTCCCCATTCTAGATGGACTGATTCTGGTGCTGGGAGTTGGCGGGCACACCGTGGTGATAATGATTCTGTGTGGAAGGCGGAGAAATGGAAGGAGACATCTTGGACAGTCCCCTCAAAGCTCCATGACAGGCACAGGAACTGACATCCTCCTGCTGGCGCTGAGCGCTGCGGACCTGCTTTTGCTCTCCATGCTTCCCTTCCACACCGCTGCTATAGCCATGCAGCGATGGCCGTTCGGAGACTTCATGTGTCGTCTGGTGAGCTTCTTGGGATCGGCCTGCTCTTCAGCCAGCGCCTTCACCCTGGCCGTGCTGGCTGCGTCTCGATATCTGACCGTGGTGCGGCCTGCCAGAGCTTTCAGCCTGCTCTCCTCTCGCCGTGTGTCGATAGCTGCGGTGCTCCTCTGGGTGCCGGCCTGCTGCCTGGCTATTCCACAGCTGGTTTTCCGCTTTGTGGGAACCCAACGCCGAACCCCTGATAGCCTCGCTTGCTTTGCTTTCATTTACCACAGAGACCAGCTGATCTATGGATTGTTTCACTTCCTTGTGGCCTTCTTGCTACCACTGGTCACAATTGCGGTGGCATACGGCAGCATCTACATGTTCCTGTTGGGGAGGCAGCACGCCGGCAGGGCTCCCCAAGTGGAGCGTTACCAGAGCAAAGTGACCAAGACGTCGGCCATGTTGGTGCTGGCTTTTACCCTGTGTTGGCTGCCGTCCTACGGACTGACACTGGCCTTATTGGTGGATGAAAGCTCAGGGGCCACTGGTGCCTCTCCGCGCTACGGCCCCTTCAGTGTATTTGCGCGCCTCATGGCGACCTCCTCTACTGTGATCAACCCCATCCTATATGTACTGATGTCCCAAAAGTTCAGACAAGACCTACTGAGGCTCTTCAAGAGGGGAGGGCAAGGAGCCAGTGTTGCTATTGCTTTGGCAGCTGCCTGA